A region of Chelonoidis abingdonii isolate Lonesome George chromosome 8, CheloAbing_2.0, whole genome shotgun sequence DNA encodes the following proteins:
- the SPRY3 gene encoding protein sprouty homolog 3, with product MDLPAEDFQQVLSIDQICSIRASNDYVERPAISFKQAQSNPSLSQQAHKQEWSQDCLVSSTFQDLHRSHSHHHQMSALQQHLSHSSTASSVSHSTTTSDQRLLSGVTPSHSAHSLIRTQPRAGDLKPEEPLKGVVEMATLHSGHLFICEECGRCKCARCTAARSLPSCWVCNQRCLCSPESLIDYGTCLCCVKGVFYHCSTDDEDTCADDPCSCSSGSCCARWAAMSFLSLLMPCLCCYFPTLGCLKLCQQGYDSLKRPGCRCQNHTNTVCRKISSSSGTPFPKTLDKPV from the coding sequence ATGGATCTGCCTGCTGAGGACTTCCAACAAGTCCTCTCCATTGACCAGATCTGCTCCATCCGTGCCAGCAATGACTATGTGGAAAGACCCGCCATCTCCTTCAAGCAAGCTCAGTCCAACCCATCCCTCTCACAGCAGGCCCACAAGCAAGAGTGGTCTCAGGACTGCCTGGTGTCTTCCACCTTCCAGGACCTGCACCGCAGCCACAGCCACCACCACCAGATGTCGGCCTTGCAGCAGCACCTGAGTCATTCCAGCACTGCCAGCTCTGTGTCTCACAGCACCACCACCTCGGACCAGCGGCTATTAAGTGGGGTCACACCCTCACATTCTGCGCACTCCCTCATCCGGACACAGCCCAGAGCAGGTGACCTGAAGCCTGAGGAACCACTGAAAGGTGTAGTGGAGATGGCCACCCTCCACTCTGGACACCTCTTCATCTGCGAGGAGTGTGGGCGTTGCAAGTGTGCCCGCtgcacagctgcccgcagcttGCCCTCCTGCTGGGTCTGCAACCAGCGCTGCCTCTGCTCCCCAGAGAGTCTCATCGACTATGGGACTTGCCTGTGCTGTGTCAAGGGTGTCTTCTATCACTGCTCCACTGACGATGAGGACACCTGTGCCGAtgacccctgctcctgcagctcgGGGTCCTGCTGTGCCCGCTGGGCTGCTATgagcttcctctctctcctcatgccctgcctctgctgctactTCCCTACGCTGGGGTGCCTCAAACTTTGCCAGCAGGGCTACGATAGTCTGAAACGTCCTGGCTGCCGCTGCCAGAACCACACCAACACAGTCTGCAGGAAGATCTCCTCCTCCAGTGGCACGCCTTTCCCTAAGACTCTGGATAAGCCGGTATGA